DNA from Acidobacteriota bacterium:
GCTCGTGTTCGGCAAGCGGGCCGGCGAGTACGCGGCCGCCTTCGCCCGCGAGCAAGGCGACGTCCGGCTCGACGAGGCCGCGGTCGAAGCAGGGATGAAGGAAGCTCTTGAGCCGCTCGAACGGGAAGGCGGTGAAGGGCCGTACCAGATCCAGCACGAACTCCAGGATCTGATGCAGGAGAAGGTCGGCATCGTCCGCATCGAGTCGGAGCTGGAGGAGGCGATCGAGGAGATCAGCCGGTTGAGCGACAGGGCGAAGGCCGTGTCGGCGCCCGGCAACCGCGAGTACAACCCGGGCTGGCATACCGCACTCGACCTGCACCCGCTGCTCGTCGTGTCCGAGGCGGTTGCCCGTGCCGGCCTGCTGCGCCGCGAGAGCCGCGGCGCCCAGTTCCGCGACGACTATCCGCAGAAGGACGAACACTTCGGCAAGGTGATCATCCGGGCCGCCAGGAGCCCGGACGGCGAAATGGTGGTCGAGGAGATTCCGGTGGAGCCGATGAGCGACGAACTGACCAGACTGGTCGAGGAGATGGGCTGAGATGGCCGCGACACAGTTCAGGATCTGGCGACAGGACGGCGCCGGGGACGAGGGCGGTTACCGGGACTACACGACGGAAGTCACCGAGGGCATGGTCGTCCTCGACGCTGTTCACCAGATCCAGGCCGAATCGGCGAACGACCTCGCCGTGCGCTGGAACTGCAAGGCCGGCAAGTGCGGGTCCTGCTCTGCGGAGGTGAACGGCAATCCCAGGCTCATGTGCATGACGCGGATGAGCGACCTGCCGGCGGACCGTCCGGTGACGGTCGAGCCGATGCGCGCCTTCCCCGTGATCCGCGACCTCGTCTGCGACGTGTCCTGGAACTACGAGGTCAAGAAGAAGATCGAGCCCTTCGAGCCGCGTCCGCCCGACGCCGAGGACGGCACCTGGCGCATCGCCCAGGAGGACGTCGAACGGGTCCAGGAGTTCCGCAAGTGCATCGAGTGCTTTCTGTGCCAGGACGTCTGCCACGTGCTGCGGGACCATCACCTGCACGACGAGTTCGTCGGCCCGCGTTTCTTCGTCTACAACGCGGCGCTCGAGATGCATCCCCTCGACACGAGGGACCGCC
Protein-coding regions in this window:
- a CDS encoding succinate dehydrogenase/fumarate reductase iron-sulfur subunit, producing the protein MAATQFRIWRQDGAGDEGGYRDYTTEVTEGMVVLDAVHQIQAESANDLAVRWNCKAGKCGSCSAEVNGNPRLMCMTRMSDLPADRPVTVEPMRAFPVIRDLVCDVSWNYEVKKKIEPFEPRPPDAEDGTWRIAQEDVERVQEFRKCIECFLCQDVCHVLRDHHLHDEFVGPRFFVYNAALEMHPLDTRDRLASLKQEEGIGYCNITKCCTKVCPEHITITDNAIIPLKERVVSEFYDPLKRLFRVFSGGSRA